In Oscarella lobularis chromosome 18, ooOscLobu1.1, whole genome shotgun sequence, the following proteins share a genomic window:
- the LOC136198159 gene encoding uncharacterized protein — MDAADDVEDGANAQAGAQAQAQPPQAVTLVALEQSIARAVEASFTAREARNAGTAPPAPPNIAPAPAAPPTPVVPPALIGQGLPPPPPDGPAQGRIVGPVEPKWMEHVSPCGVIPKPHQPGRWRLITDLSAPRGSSVNDGIDASLCSLSYARIDDAVAIALDLGASCLLAKLDLHAAYRQVPVHPEDRPFLAVRWQDELFLDAALPFGLRSAPKIFSAVADAVLWIMARSGVSHGLHYLDDFLFLGNPGSDECARNLAIALSSCSSLGLPVAPHKVEGPSSTLVFLGIEIDTVSGILRLPADKLQRLRLSLRRLISARACTKRQLLSLVGLLHHAATVVRPGRSFTRRLIDLSTSTAQLDSKLRLNRDARADLAWWDAFVGDWNGVSLLSSLGTQTHTIRVQSDASGLWGCGAVIVSSSPPRCFSYQWSHAWRKKSIAPKEMFPVLAAACLWEPSGTDKRF; from the exons ATGGACGCCGCGGACGACGTGGAAGATGGTGCCAATGCGCAGGCAGGCGCTCAAGCTCAAGCTCAACCTCCCCAGGCAGTGACGCTCGTCGCCCTGGAGCAATCGATCGCGCGGGCAGTCGAGGCGAGTTTTACCGCCCGCGAGGCGCGCAACGCAGGAACGGCTCCGCCAGCACCGCCCAACATCGCACCAGCGCCAGCCGCCCCGCCGACGCCCGTCGTCCCTCCCGCTCTCATCGGACAAGGTCTTCCACCGCCCCCGCCAGATGGGCCCGCTCAAG GACGAATCGTTGGCCCAGTCGAGCCTAAGTGGATGGAGCACGTGAGCCCATGCGGCGTCATCCCTAAGCCGCACCAACCCGGCCGTTGGCGACTCATCACCGACCTCTCCGCTCCGCGCGGAAGCAGTGTGAACGACGGCATCGACGCGAGTCTATGCTCGCTTTCGTAcgcgcgaatcgacgatgcCGTTGCAATCGCCCTCGATCTCGGCGCCAGCTGCCTCCTCGCTAAGTTGGATTTACACGCCGCTTACCGTCAGGTACCTGTTCACCCAGAGGACCGTCCGTTTCTTGCCGTGCGCTGGCAGGATGAGTTATTTCTCGATGCGGCTCTCCCGTTCGGTCTCCGGTCAGCGCCGAAGATCTTTTCGGCGGTAGCGGACGCTGTTTTATGGATCATGGCTCGTAGCGGTGTGTCGCACGGCCTTCACTatctcgacgattttctgtttcttggCAATCCGGGATCCGACGAATGCGCGCGCAACTTAGCAATCGCGTTGTCGTCCTGCAGTTCTCTGGGCCTTCCCGTGGCTCCGCACAAGGTCGAAGGACCGTCGTCGACCCTTGTATTTCTTGGCATCGAGATAGACACTGTGAGCGGCATCTTACGATTGCCGGCCGACAAATTGCAGCGCTTACGCCTCTCCCTGCGACGTTTGATCTCAGCGCGCGCCTGTACAAAGCGACAGCTCCTGTCTCTCGTCGGCCTCTTGCATCACGCGGCGACGGTTGTGCGTCCGGGTCGCTCTTTCACTCGTCGGCTCATCGATTTGTCGACTAGCACTGCTCAGCTCGACTCGAAGCTGCGTCTGAACCGCGACGCAAGAGCCGATTTAGCCTGGTGGGACGCTTTCGTCGGTGACTGGAATGGCGTCAGTCTGTTGTCGTCACTTGGAACGCAAACCCACACGATTCGCGTCCAGTCAGACGCTTCTGGTTTATGGGGTTGCGGAGCGGTGATCGTCTCGTCTAGCCCGCCACGCTGTTTTTCCTATCAGTGGTCGCACGCTTGGAGGAAAAAATCCATCGCCCCTAAAGAGATGTTTCCCGTTCTAGCGGCAGCGTGCCTTTGGGAGCCGAGTGGCACGGACAAACGATTTTAA